From a single Micromonospora carbonacea genomic region:
- a CDS encoding polynucleotide kinase-phosphatase: protein MIEIPELALVALVGVSGSGKSTFARRHFAPSQVLSSDAFRGMVADDENDQSASADAFDALHHVAGIRLRRGLLTVVDATNLQPHARAGLVRVAREHDVLPVAIVLDVPEAVAWERTQGRADRTHGRQVLTRMQRDLRQSYGRLAREGFRKVHVLRGVDEIDAARIRYAKLFNDRRELTGPFDVVGDVHGCREELEALLLRLGWVLRRDDAGRPVDAAHPAGRTAVFVGDLVDRGPDSPGVLRLVMGMVAAGHAICVPGNHEQKLLRRLRGRDVRLTHGLAETMAQLDAEDPAFVAEVATFVDGLVSHFVLDGGRLVVAHAGLKEEYHGRASGRVRSFALYGETTGETDEYGLPVRYPWARDYRGSAMVVYGHTPTPTPEWVNNTICVDTGCVFGGKLTALRYPEKELVSVPAVKEWYAPVRPLVAPAPARPDAVLDLRDVTGRRHVEHAYGTLTVPAENAAAALEVMSRFAVDPRWLTWLPPTMAPCSTATADGFLEHPAQAFADYRAAGVDRVVCEEKHMGSRAVVLVCRDPDGGPFGPGGGVVHTRTGRPFFGPPLDGELLGRVRAAVGAAGLWAELDTDWLLLDCELLPWSAKAGGLIREQYASVGAAGRAALPAVLATLDAAAGRGLPVGDLRARMAARRADVEAYSAAYRAYVGPTDGLAGVTLAPFAVLASAGASHVERDHGWHLDLADRLCAADPELFTGTRRRFVDLADAAAEADATDWWLALTAAGGEGMVVKPYAGPAARSPKGSLLQPGIKCRGREYLRIIYGPGYTEPEQLAALRRRSLGRKRGLALREHALGLAALAALADGAPLWRRHELVFAVLACESEPVDPRL, encoded by the coding sequence ATGATCGAGATTCCCGAGCTGGCCCTGGTGGCGCTGGTCGGCGTCTCCGGCTCCGGCAAGTCCACCTTCGCCCGGCGGCACTTCGCGCCGAGCCAGGTGCTCTCCTCCGACGCGTTCCGGGGCATGGTCGCCGACGACGAGAACGACCAGTCGGCCTCCGCCGACGCGTTCGACGCCCTGCACCACGTGGCGGGGATCCGGCTGCGGCGGGGCCTGCTCACCGTCGTGGACGCCACCAACCTCCAGCCGCACGCCCGCGCCGGGCTGGTGCGGGTGGCCCGGGAGCACGACGTGCTGCCGGTGGCGATCGTGCTGGACGTGCCGGAGGCGGTGGCGTGGGAGCGCACGCAGGGGCGGGCCGACCGCACCCACGGCCGGCAGGTGCTGACCCGGATGCAGCGGGACCTGCGGCAGTCGTACGGGCGGCTGGCCCGGGAGGGCTTCCGGAAGGTGCACGTGCTGCGCGGCGTCGACGAGATCGACGCGGCGCGGATCCGCTACGCGAAGCTGTTCAACGACCGGCGGGAGCTGACCGGCCCGTTCGACGTCGTCGGCGACGTCCACGGCTGCCGCGAGGAGCTGGAGGCGCTGCTGCTCCGGCTGGGCTGGGTGCTGCGCCGCGACGACGCGGGCCGCCCGGTGGACGCGGCGCACCCGGCCGGGCGTACCGCGGTCTTCGTGGGTGACCTGGTGGACCGCGGCCCGGACTCCCCCGGGGTGCTCCGCCTGGTGATGGGCATGGTGGCGGCCGGCCACGCGATCTGCGTGCCGGGCAACCACGAGCAGAAGCTGCTGCGCCGGCTGCGCGGCCGGGACGTGCGGCTCACGCACGGCCTGGCCGAGACGATGGCCCAGCTCGACGCGGAGGACCCGGCGTTCGTGGCCGAGGTCGCGACGTTCGTCGACGGCCTGGTCAGCCACTTCGTGCTCGACGGCGGCCGGCTGGTGGTCGCGCACGCCGGGCTCAAGGAGGAATACCACGGCCGCGCGTCGGGCCGGGTCCGGTCGTTCGCGCTGTACGGGGAGACCACGGGCGAGACCGACGAGTACGGCCTGCCGGTGCGCTACCCGTGGGCGCGCGACTACCGGGGCTCGGCCATGGTCGTGTACGGGCACACGCCCACCCCGACGCCGGAGTGGGTGAACAACACGATCTGCGTCGACACCGGCTGCGTGTTCGGCGGAAAGCTGACGGCGCTGCGGTACCCGGAGAAGGAGCTGGTCTCCGTCCCGGCGGTCAAGGAGTGGTACGCCCCGGTCCGCCCGCTGGTCGCGCCCGCCCCGGCCCGCCCCGACGCGGTGCTGGACCTGCGCGACGTGACCGGGCGGCGGCACGTCGAGCACGCGTACGGGACGCTGACCGTGCCGGCGGAGAACGCCGCCGCCGCGCTGGAGGTGATGAGCCGCTTCGCCGTGGACCCGCGCTGGCTGACCTGGCTGCCGCCGACGATGGCGCCCTGCTCGACGGCGACGGCCGACGGGTTCCTGGAGCACCCGGCGCAGGCGTTCGCCGACTACCGGGCGGCCGGCGTCGACCGGGTGGTGTGCGAGGAGAAGCACATGGGCTCGCGGGCCGTGGTGCTGGTCTGCCGCGACCCGGACGGCGGCCCGTTCGGGCCGGGCGGCGGGGTGGTGCACACCCGCACGGGCCGGCCGTTCTTCGGCCCGCCGCTGGACGGCGAGCTGCTCGGCCGGGTCCGGGCGGCGGTCGGCGCGGCGGGGCTCTGGGCGGAGCTGGACACCGACTGGCTGCTGCTCGACTGCGAGCTGCTGCCCTGGTCGGCGAAGGCGGGCGGGCTGATCCGCGAGCAGTACGCGAGCGTGGGCGCGGCGGGTCGCGCGGCCCTGCCGGCGGTGCTGGCCACCCTGGACGCGGCGGCCGGGCGGGGGCTGCCGGTGGGCGACCTGCGGGCGCGGATGGCGGCGCGCCGGGCCGACGTCGAGGCGTACTCGGCGGCGTACCGGGCGTACGTGGGGCCGACGGACGGGCTGGCCGGGGTGACCCTCGCCCCGTTCGCGGTGCTCGCCTCGGCCGGGGCGAGCCACGTCGAGCGGGACCACGGCTGGCACCTGGACCTGGCCGACCGGTTGTGCGCGGCCGACCCGGAGCTGTTCACCGGCACCCGACGGCGGTTCGTCGACCTGGCCGACGCCGCGGCCGAGGCGGACGCGACCGACTGGTGGCTGGCGCTGACCGCCGCCGGCGGGGAGGGCATGGTCGTCAAGCCGTACGCGGGGCCGGCCGCCCGGTCGCCGAAGGGGTCGCTGCTCCAGCCGGGCATCAAGTGCCGGGGCCGGGAGTACCTGCGGATCATCTACGGCCCCGGTTACACCGAGCCGGAGCAGTTGGCCGCGCTGCGCCGCCGGTCGCTGGGGCGCAAGCGGGGGCTGGCCCTGCGCGAGCACGCGCTCGGCCTGGCGGCCCTGGCCGCGCTGGCGGACGGCGCTCCGTTGTGGCGTCGTCACGAGCTGGTCTTCGCCGTCCTGGCCTGCGAGTCGGAGCCGGTCGACCCCCGGCTGTGA
- a CDS encoding DedA family protein, which yields MAVDTAEKARAVSETVALNPLDPKDLLQTFGLIGVWVILFAETGLLVGFFFPGDSLLFLAGVAASPVADAIFGDGTRLSLVGLLIGGPICAIVGAQLGHWLGARYGRRMFERPNSRLFKREYVEKAEHYFRKFGPAKAVVLARFIPIVRTFLNPVAGVLGMPAKQFFLWNVVGAILWVDGILLIGYLLAEQIYNAIGDKIDRYILPVVALIILISVLPIFFEFLRDRRARKRGEVMTVIAAASAAGAVEAVRDAVEHHHDHHAQTPHGGEQGQQPPQQQGGGRWPEHGEGR from the coding sequence GTGGCCGTGGACACAGCAGAGAAGGCACGGGCGGTCTCCGAGACCGTCGCCCTGAACCCGCTCGATCCGAAGGATCTCCTCCAGACCTTCGGGCTGATCGGCGTCTGGGTGATCCTGTTCGCCGAGACCGGGCTGCTCGTCGGCTTCTTCTTCCCCGGCGACTCGCTGCTGTTCCTGGCCGGCGTCGCCGCCTCGCCGGTGGCGGACGCGATCTTCGGCGACGGCACCCGGCTCTCCCTGGTCGGGCTGCTGATCGGGGGTCCGATCTGCGCGATCGTCGGTGCCCAGCTCGGGCACTGGCTCGGCGCGCGGTACGGCCGGCGCATGTTCGAGCGCCCCAACTCGCGGCTGTTCAAGCGGGAGTACGTGGAGAAGGCCGAGCACTACTTCCGGAAGTTCGGCCCGGCCAAGGCCGTGGTGCTGGCCCGGTTCATCCCGATCGTCCGCACGTTCCTCAACCCGGTGGCCGGGGTGCTCGGCATGCCGGCGAAGCAGTTCTTCCTGTGGAACGTCGTCGGGGCGATCCTGTGGGTGGACGGCATCCTGCTGATCGGCTACCTGCTCGCCGAGCAGATCTACAACGCGATCGGCGACAAGATCGACCGGTACATCCTGCCGGTGGTAGCGCTGATCATCCTGATCTCGGTGCTGCCGATCTTCTTCGAGTTCCTCCGCGACCGGCGGGCCCGTAAGCGGGGCGAGGTCATGACGGTGATCGCCGCCGCCAGCGCGGCCGGTGCCGTGGAGGCCGTCCGGGACGCGGTCGAGCACCACCACGACCACCACGCCCAGACCCCGCACGGCGGCGAGCAGGGGCAGCAGCCGCCGCAGCAACAGGGCGGCGGTCGGTGGCCGGAGCACGGCGAGGGTCGCTGA
- a CDS encoding ArsR/SmtB family transcription factor has translation MEYVGTALAEMTMPQISPLAGEPIERADAERLAGVLKALADPARLRLLSLIQSAPEGEACVCDLTAPLGLSQPTVSHHLRILTEAGLLEREKRGVWAYYRLVPTAIATIADLLTPPRKRATKKAR, from the coding sequence ATGGAATACGTGGGAACTGCGTTGGCTGAAATGACCATGCCTCAGATCTCGCCGCTTGCCGGCGAGCCGATCGAACGCGCCGACGCCGAGCGGCTGGCGGGGGTCCTCAAGGCCCTTGCCGACCCCGCCCGGCTGCGGCTGCTCAGCCTGATCCAGTCGGCCCCCGAGGGCGAAGCGTGCGTGTGCGACCTGACCGCGCCGCTCGGCCTCTCCCAGCCGACGGTCAGCCACCACCTGCGTATCCTCACCGAGGCCGGCTTGCTGGAGCGGGAGAAGCGCGGGGTCTGGGCGTACTACCGGTTGGTGCCGACCGCGATCGCCACGATCGCGGATCTGCTGACCCCGCCGCGTAAGCGGGCCACCAAGAAGGCCCGCTGA
- the pyrE gene encoding orotate phosphoribosyltransferase, with amino-acid sequence MGDHDDLRKFIIDLAVVHGRVVLSSGREADWYVDLRRVTLHHQAAPLVGRVLLDLTADWEYDAVGGLTLGADPVALSMLHAASATNRSLDAFVVRKAGKAHGLQRRIEGPDVAGRRVLAVEDTSTTGGSVLTAVEALREAGADVVGVAVIVDRGAGDAVEAAGLPYRAAYTLADLGLVA; translated from the coding sequence ATGGGGGACCACGACGACCTGCGTAAATTCATCATCGACCTGGCTGTGGTCCACGGGCGAGTGGTGCTCTCCTCCGGTCGGGAGGCGGACTGGTACGTCGATCTGCGACGTGTCACGCTCCATCACCAGGCCGCTCCGTTGGTCGGTCGGGTGCTGCTCGACCTGACCGCCGACTGGGAGTACGACGCCGTCGGTGGCCTGACCCTGGGCGCCGATCCGGTGGCCCTCTCCATGTTGCACGCCGCGTCGGCGACCAACCGGTCGCTCGATGCGTTCGTCGTCCGTAAGGCGGGTAAGGCCCACGGTCTGCAACGCCGCATCGAGGGGCCGGACGTGGCCGGACGACGGGTACTGGCGGTCGAGGACACGTCGACGACGGGTGGCAGCGTGCTGACCGCAGTTGAGGCGCTGCGCGAGGCCGGAGCCGATGTAGTGGGTGTGGCGGTTATTGTTGATCGTGGCGCCGGCGACGCGGTGGAAGCCGCCGGACTGCCGTATCGGGCGGCCTATACGTTGGCTGACCTCGGCCTTGTGGCCTAA
- a CDS encoding SDR family NAD(P)-dependent oxidoreductase — MTSEQVPAVRRALVTGATAGIGAEFARRLAADGWALVLVARDAARLAEKAAELTGRYGHPVEVIPADLSTADGCAEVERRLTGDGQVDLLVNNAGISLNQPFLRSSPDDESRLLGLNVHAVLRLTRAAIGPMIRRGDGAVINVSSVAGFGPVMPGSTYPASKAWVTAFSESIDLTTRPRGVRVMALCPGYTRTGAHERIGIDMSGTPRLMWLRAEQVVDEALRDLRKGRSVSVPSRRYKLAVAAVRHAPRGLLRRFARDTRGRDDRHPG; from the coding sequence GTGACGTCAGAGCAGGTTCCCGCCGTGCGCCGGGCGCTGGTCACCGGCGCGACGGCCGGCATCGGCGCGGAGTTCGCCCGCCGGCTCGCCGCCGACGGCTGGGCCTTGGTGCTGGTGGCACGCGACGCCGCCCGGCTCGCGGAGAAGGCCGCCGAGCTGACGGGCCGGTACGGCCACCCCGTCGAGGTGATCCCGGCGGACCTGTCCACCGCCGACGGCTGCGCCGAAGTGGAACGGCGGCTGACCGGCGACGGGCAGGTCGACCTGCTCGTCAACAACGCCGGGATCAGCCTCAACCAGCCGTTCCTGCGGTCCTCGCCGGACGACGAGTCCCGCCTGCTGGGGCTCAACGTGCACGCGGTGCTGCGGCTGACCCGCGCGGCGATCGGCCCGATGATCCGACGGGGTGACGGGGCAGTGATAAATGTCTCTTCGGTCGCCGGCTTCGGCCCCGTGATGCCGGGATCGACGTATCCGGCGAGCAAGGCGTGGGTGACGGCCTTCAGCGAATCCATCGACCTCACCACCCGCCCGCGCGGCGTACGCGTGATGGCCCTCTGCCCTGGTTACACCCGCACCGGCGCGCACGAGCGGATCGGGATCGACATGTCCGGCACGCCCCGCCTGATGTGGCTGCGCGCCGAGCAGGTCGTCGACGAAGCCCTGCGTGACCTGCGGAAAGGGCGCTCGGTCAGCGTCCCGTCACGGCGTTACAAGCTGGCCGTCGCGGCGGTGCGGCACGCCCCACGCGGGCTGCTGCGCCGGTTCGCTCGGGACACCCGGGGCCGCGACGACCGCCACCCCGGCTGA
- a CDS encoding polyamine aminopropyltransferase encodes MTTETPAAVDGGAPAAARPRWRLARSAVLVAVFVCAACGLVYELALVALGSYLIGDTVGQASIVLGVMVFAMGVGALAAKPLQSRAAAAFALVELVLALLGGLSVLGLYAAFAWLDLYGPALVGTAFVLGLLIGAEIPLLMVMLQRIREQSAGSAVADLFAADYVGALLGGLAFPFLLIPVFGQLKGALVVGAVNAVAGVALVCTVFRAELSRRARVAVGAGSVVVALCLGYAWITAADFEVTARQQLYRDPVVHAERSRYQEIVLTRSVREVGHADTDLRLFLNGDLQFSSVDEYRYHEALVHPALNGPRGEVLVLGAGDGLAVREILRYPDVRRVTVVDLDPAVVALARSEPQLRELNGDAFADPRVRVVNVDAFGWLRSATDRFDVVVADLPDPDETATAKLYTVEFYALVRAVLADGGRLVVQSGSPYFAPRSYWSIEASVREAGFATVPYHVDVPSFGDWGFVLAAPGAAPPPLALPDDAPRLRFLTAGTLASAASFPADRGRLDVPASTLLRPRVLEYARVEWRGY; translated from the coding sequence GTGACCACCGAGACGCCGGCGGCGGTCGACGGCGGTGCCCCCGCCGCCGCCCGGCCGCGCTGGCGGTTGGCCCGCTCGGCGGTGCTGGTCGCGGTCTTCGTCTGCGCCGCCTGCGGCCTGGTCTACGAGCTGGCCCTGGTCGCGCTCGGCAGCTACCTGATCGGCGACACCGTCGGGCAGGCGTCGATCGTGCTCGGCGTGATGGTCTTCGCGATGGGCGTCGGCGCGCTCGCCGCGAAGCCGTTGCAGTCCCGGGCCGCCGCCGCGTTCGCCCTGGTCGAGCTGGTCCTCGCCCTGCTCGGCGGGCTGTCGGTGCTCGGCCTCTACGCCGCGTTCGCCTGGCTCGACCTGTACGGCCCGGCGCTGGTCGGCACCGCGTTCGTGCTCGGGCTGCTCATCGGCGCGGAGATCCCGCTGCTGATGGTCATGCTGCAACGCATCCGGGAGCAGTCCGCCGGCAGCGCCGTGGCCGACCTGTTCGCCGCCGACTACGTCGGCGCGCTGCTCGGCGGGCTGGCCTTCCCGTTCCTGCTGATCCCGGTCTTCGGGCAGCTCAAGGGTGCCCTGGTGGTCGGCGCGGTGAACGCGGTGGCCGGCGTGGCGCTGGTCTGCACCGTGTTCCGGGCGGAGCTGAGCCGCCGGGCGCGCGTCGCCGTCGGCGCGGGCTCCGTCGTGGTCGCGCTCTGCCTCGGGTACGCCTGGATCACCGCCGCCGACTTCGAGGTGACCGCCCGCCAGCAGCTCTACCGCGACCCGGTGGTGCACGCCGAGCGCAGCCGCTACCAGGAGATCGTGCTGACCCGCTCGGTGCGGGAGGTCGGCCACGCCGACACCGACCTGCGGCTGTTCCTCAACGGCGACCTCCAGTTCAGCTCCGTCGACGAGTACCGCTACCACGAGGCGCTCGTGCATCCCGCGCTGAACGGCCCGCGCGGCGAGGTGCTGGTGCTCGGCGCCGGCGACGGGCTCGCGGTGCGGGAGATCCTGCGCTACCCCGACGTGCGGCGGGTGACCGTCGTCGACCTCGATCCGGCCGTGGTGGCGCTGGCCCGCAGCGAGCCGCAGCTGCGCGAGCTGAACGGCGACGCGTTCGCCGACCCCCGGGTGCGGGTGGTCAACGTCGACGCGTTCGGCTGGCTGCGCTCCGCCACCGACCGGTTCGACGTGGTCGTCGCCGACCTGCCCGACCCCGACGAGACGGCCACCGCCAAGCTCTACACCGTGGAGTTCTACGCGCTGGTCCGGGCCGTGCTCGCCGACGGCGGGCGGCTCGTCGTGCAGTCCGGCTCGCCGTACTTCGCGCCCCGGTCGTACTGGTCGATCGAGGCGTCGGTGCGCGAGGCCGGCTTCGCCACCGTGCCGTACCACGTCGACGTGCCCAGCTTCGGCGACTGGGGATTCGTGCTCGCCGCGCCCGGGGCCGCCCCGCCGCCGCTGGCGCTGCCGGACGACGCGCCCCGGCTGCGCTTCCTCACCGCCGGCACGCTGGCGTCGGCCGCGAGCTTCCCCGCCGACCGGGGCCGGCTCGACGTGCCCGCCTCCACGCTGCTGCGACCCCGTGTGCTGGAGTACGCCCGCGTCGAGTGGCGCGGCTACTAG
- a CDS encoding DUF350 domain-containing protein, which produces MQNLVTDLLVTLAYGVVGVVLMGIGYGLVDVATPGKLHELIWTERNRNAALLLSSNLLGVGTIVVAAIVASEDDFVLGLVGAAAYGIVGLVIMAAAFLLLDAVTPGRLGELLVDPEPHPAVWVSAVVHLATGAIIAAAIS; this is translated from the coding sequence TTGCAGAACCTCGTCACCGATCTGCTGGTCACCCTCGCCTACGGCGTGGTCGGCGTCGTCCTGATGGGCATCGGCTACGGGCTGGTCGACGTGGCCACCCCCGGCAAGCTGCACGAGCTGATCTGGACCGAGCGCAACCGCAACGCCGCCCTGCTGCTCTCGTCGAACCTGCTCGGCGTCGGCACCATCGTGGTCGCCGCGATCGTCGCCAGCGAGGACGACTTCGTGCTCGGCCTCGTCGGCGCGGCGGCGTACGGGATCGTCGGGCTGGTCATCATGGCCGCCGCGTTCCTGCTGCTCGACGCCGTGACCCCGGGGCGGCTCGGCGAACTGCTGGTCGACCCGGAGCCGCACCCCGCCGTGTGGGTGTCCGCCGTCGTGCACCTGGCCACTGGCGCGATCATCGCCGCCGCGATCAGCTGA